atagaaatgtttaaagtagtagtagtagtatgagccaagtataggacagtcaagccattgtgacatcactgatgaggttggctcttaggcattggtggaatgaggcattatgacatcacaatatagctctggttaaatcactgctatatgtaataaaaagccaagtatagggcagtcaagccattgtgacatcgctgatgaggttggctcttaggcattggtggactgaggcattatgacatcacaatgtcagctctggttaaatcaccgcagctcctcagtacctttccgctctcatctctccctacactcctccccgtgaactccgttcgctgggtaaatgtgtcctgtcgtcccccttctcccccactgctaactcccggctccgttccttctatctcgctgctccctatgcctggaatagactccctgagccagtacgtcaggctcagtctctggctgtcttcaagtctaggcttaaagcccacctctttgctactcctaaccatgactctcttactcaacgccctcacttatcacccctaccactgcaatttccccacccctaactgtctgtttgtctgtccaatttagattgtaagctctgttgagcagggactgtcttttcatgttaatttgtacagcactgcgtaagtctagtagcgctatagaaatgtttaatagtagtagtagtagtagtagtaaagaacaGACGCGATACCTGtcgctgaaaattcacagataagTAACTAGGAGTATCGTTGCACAAACATTTCATGAGATTCTGTAAGAATGTGtgtccagaaaataattttaaactgGATACAGTAGCTGACTTGCAGCCAATGTTATGCTGCTAAGAAGAGGGAAATATGACCGTAATTATAAACTCCTGAATTAATTGTAACCTGGAGAGTGTCGCATTAAGCACAAGTGATTGGTCAGGGATGTGCAGCCGTATCAGCGTGTGAAAATCTCAGAGCAGTGATGATACAACGAGAAATGCAGAAATGTGTCTATGGTCACAAATACATGactaatgcctttttaaaatatccaTTAGGTGACGAGATCAGACAGGAAACGAAACGAGAGAAGACAGAAGAACGTGAGAAAACTTTCACACACGAGGCGCACTTAACACAACAcctgaaaacacacacaaagaagAGGCATTTTTCATGTTCTGAGTGTTTTAATCATAAGGACAGCTTAAGAAGACatctgaaaacacacacacaaaagagtccttttccatgtactgagtgtgacAGATGTTTCGGTCATAAGGATAACCTAACAAAACACAAAGGGAAGAGCAGTACCCCAGAAGAGAGGCCTTCTACATCTGTACAATGCACTGACCGTGAAAGAAAGTTTAGTCTTAAGGACTCCCTAATAATACAGCAGAAACTCCACGGGtgtgagaaaccatttcaatgtgcTGAATGTGGTAAATTTTTAAGTTCAAAGAGCGTACTAAAAAAACATCAGGTAATTcaccaaaaagaaaaacacttccCGTGTAGTGAATGCAAGAAAAGCTTCACGCGCAAGAGTCATCTAACGTCACACCAAAGAATGCACAAAGGTGAGAGAAACTTTTCGTGCTCTGAATGTAGAAAAGCTTTCACACGCAAGGACTGCCTGATCACACATCAGAATattcacaaaaaagaaaaacccttttCGTGTACTGAGTGCGATAAAGGCTTCACACGCAGGAGTTATCTCACCTTACACCAAAGAACTCACACCAGAGAAAGAATCTTTTCATGCTCTGAGTGTGGAAGGGATTACACAAGAAAGGACTCCCTAAGAATACATCAGAGAAGTCACAAAAAGGAAAGACCGTTTCCCTGCAGCGAATGCAAGAAAAGCTTCACGCGCAAGAGTAATCTAACGTTACACCAAAGAACTCACACCGGAGAAAAAATCTTTTCATGCTCTGAGTGTGGAAGGGTTTACGCAAGAAAGAACTCCTTAAGAATACATCAGAAAAGTCACAAAAATGAAAGACCATTTCCCTGCAGCGAATGCAAGAAAAGCTTTACATGGCGAGGAAGCCTAATAAGACACCGGAGAATTCACACTGGGGAGAAACCATTTCTATGTACTGAATGTGGGGAAAGGTTTAGTCGCAAATATCTCTTAGTATTCCACCAAACAAATCACAAAGAGCCATTGGAGTCAAAGGAGAAGAGATTTCAATGTACTGAGTGTGAAAAAACGTTTTTTACAATATCACAGCTAAAATCCCACCAGAGGTACCACACGGGAGAAAAACCATTCCAATgtactgagtgtgataaaagATTTTCCCAACAGTCAGGACTAAATTACCATCTCAGAacccacacaggagagaagccattcaAATGTACTGAGTGTGGGAGAGCATTTATCCAAAAGGGAAGTTTAAAAAAGCATCAATTGTTTCACACTGAATAATCACAGGTTGCCTAGACCTGTTAGATGGAGTGAACACCCCACCTATACCCCTATGGACAGAGTCCACTGCTCCTCGCTGTAGACCTTTGCAGCAGAGGAGCAGAAGGAGGAAGGGCCCATAGTCCTCCTAGCCCCTCAAAAGGACTGTCTCTTTTGAGTCCTAGGCGTTGCACCTCGTTGAGTAGAACTGGCTCTCCATGCATCTAGCTGCTGAGCATGACTTGTCTTCAGGGAGGCTCTGAAGCCTGGACTCTCCCAGGTTCTTGACTGGCTTTTCACACTCCTTCTCAAACAACCAATCCTGAAAGGGGATCTTGCAGAGCTGAGGCCTGCAGGTTGCATCTCCTGACCAGTTCTATGGCCCAAGGCATTTAGCACGTTCATTAGGAAGGTCGCTCCTGACTCCAGATCGCTCTTTGCTACATAACCACCACAGATTGCCAGCTGATCACCTTGCACTGCCTTATCAATGGAATCCTTCAGAGCCAAACTGCTCccgttgggtgggagggggaatgggAGGTGAGGGGGGCTTGGGGGGATGGGACCGAATAGCGTTACTATTGTCTAGCCTATGTtctgattgttttgctttgattgtatattattttcaaaaacattttcaataaaaacaagaaaaaaaggttGATGTCTTCTCCATCACCATCATCACCAAAGTATCTACTTtagggaactactactactactatttagcatttctatagcgctacaaggcatacgcagcgctgcacaaacatagaagaaagacagtccctgctcaaagagcttacaatctaatagacaactgGAGACATCTGTCCAGATCTTTATATGGAAGGGGGTATAAACTATCTCTGCAGTACTCTGTTAAAAAGCCCTTCCTCCAATTCTTTCTGGCAGAGGGTTcaggagggagggaagtggagtgggggAGGAGGCAAAGAAAATCCAAAAGGACTCACTAAGCTGGTGAAGGCTCTGTGGGACCCCTGTCAACCTAGGCAAATCTtcacccttccacccccccccccccaaatgccacacctcccagaacaatcctgggggtggggggagggcacgCATTCCTCTCATCTCCTTTTAGGTCCAGATggcggtttggggggggggggcaaggcgtgaTCTGCCCAatattgaggggggaggggaatggtttTGGTTTTAGCTTCGTTTCGGGACGAAACTGAGTGGTGAATTTTGGCTGGAGATTCAGTTTCCGCCAACACCAAAACCCCTGGTTTTCCATCGTCCTCTAACCTAAGaaaatgtagggttaagtgatttcCCCAAGCCCAACGTACTGACCATTAGGGTACACCTGACATAATCTGTCATTAGCTATAATGCAGTCAATGACCAACTGATATGAATTCACTGATGAGGAATACCTTTCAACTTTTCAGTTGTATAGATACCTTCACCTTCCTCCACCGAGAGAAATGGCCTTTTAACCCCATCCTCTTTTTTTCTGTCTACTAGCCAACAGTTCCaattcacaacagaacattgcctcctaactcgtgaattttaattttctcaggagtctctcgtgaAGGACAACTAGGTAcagtacatcaaccggctcacctttatctacatagtagatgacggcagaaaaagacctgctcggtccatctaatctgcccaacaaaattaattcatatgtgctactttttgtgtataccttaccttgatttgtatctgtcattttcagggcacagaccgtataagtctgcccagcactatccctgcctcccaaccaccgactctggcacagaccttataagtctgcccagcactatctccgcctcccaccacccaatcccagctaagcttctgaggatccattccctcggaacaggattcctttatgtttatcccatgcatgtttgaattccgttaccgttttcctctccaccacctcccgtgggagggcattccaagcatccaccactctctccatgaaaaaatacttcctgacatttttcttgagtctgccccccttcaatctcatttcatgtcctctcgttctaccaccttcctttctcctgaaaaggttcgtttgtggattaatacctttcaaatatttgaacgtctgtatcatatcacccctgtttctcctttcctccagggtatacatgttcaggtccgcaagtctctcctcatacgtcttgtaacgcaaatcccttaccatcctcgtagcttttctttgcaccgcttcaattctttttacatccttagcaagatatggcctccagaactgaacacaatactccaggtttattcacgtcttcaaagaaattaagtaaattgatgaggcaagacttcccttggctgaacccatggtcactctgtcccattaaaccatgtttgtcaatgagactcattttcaaagcacatagtaaataacggcagttaaagacctgaacggtccatccagtctgccccagtcACACTCCtcatcaagtcatgattaaaccaacaatgaatgtgatacaaaatacttgatcattgtttcTCTTTGGTATTTCTGGCAAATACgtcgtagaagtccgcccggccccGTCCTAAGGTTCCATctacccatagtaacatagtaacatagtagatgacggcagaaaaagtcctgcacggtccatccagtctgcccaacaagataaactcatatttgctgctttttgtgtatacctgaccttgatttgtacctgtcctcttcaggccacggatcgtataagtctgcccagcactatccccgcctcccaaccaccggctctggcacagaccgtataagtctgcccagcactatccctgcctcccaaccatcagcccctcctcccaaccaccggctctagcacagaccgtacaagtctgtccagcactatcctcacctcccaaccatcagcccctcctcccaaccaccggctctggcacagaccgtacaagtctgccaagcactatcctcacctcccaaccatcagccctgcctcccaaccaccggctctggcacagaccgtataagtctgcccagcactatccccacctcccaaccaccggctctggcacagaccgtataagtctgcccagcactatccccgcctcccaaccaccggctctggcacagaccgtataagtctgcccaggactatccctgcctcccaaccatcagcccctcctcccaaccaccggctctggcacagaccgtacaagtctgtccagcactatcctcacctcccaaccatcagcccctcctcccaaccaccggctctggcacagaccgtacaagtctgtccagcactatccccgcctcccaaccaccagtcctgctgcccaccaccagctctggcacagaccgtacaagtctgtccagcactatccctgcctcccaaccaccagccccgcctcccgatctgcCGTGAAGCCCAGTTCAGCCTATATAATCTGTCTTCTCATTTgaggggcacagaccataaaactctgcctggcactgtcctcacgttacAAATTACTGGTGTTTATGTGGACGAGTAAAGACTTCGTATTATGTCTGTTTTTGCACAACAAGCATCCAAAatattcaggatttttttttacattgcatCGCCCACAATTTGCGTTTTTGGAACAACAGTGACAAACTTtcatgctttttaattttctcatataAAACTAACTTCTTTCATAAAGTTTGTGTGCTAATCCTTAATTTCTGTTCCTTGCTGTAGTTctttcttacaaaattacattgattagacatacaaagttaccTAGGTTACCGTGGGGCGCATTTTCgaaaaataaaaacatctgaaaactggcataaagcagtatttggacATTTCTCTCAGAAAAATATcgaaatcggtatttttgaaacctacttTTCAGTCATTTTTCTAAGCTGTTTGTCTACAGtgtatccaaatctcaagggggggcattaagggtgggatttggtcATTCCTGTGTGTTTTTCAGGccgaatggaacaaaagaaaaccgTCCAGGACTGAAACTAAGACGTTTCGAGCTAGACCGGTTTTTagaatgactaagccacaaaaaagtgccctaaacgaccagatgaccactacagggaatcagggatgagctcccctaactcccccagtggtcaatgatcccctcccattcccctaaaatgtgtttttatttgaagtccactgcagtgtcccctagggtgccccattgctctcctagaATGTCTGGGGGCTCAGTCTActaaaaaatgctggccccttctacatctcaatggcttgattttctaggtttttcacttggacttcttcccccccccccccccccccccccccccgaaaatggtaaaaaaatgtacaaagcacaaaaccttgttcgaaatggtattttcagaaaaaaataagtgttttccttttttttgaaaaagactttctttccttttcagattttggatgttttgtgtaaaaCATGTAAAGTCAGACTTaggcgtcatatcgaaaatgcccctctgtgtaactttgtaagaccacgtgctttgaaaatacacctccatgtgtTCCTTGGATGGGTGGAAATTGCCAGACATCCACAGGCGTCCTTGAAGCGGTTTTCCACAGAACGGCAGAGAACACAGGGCATTTGAGATGAGGGCTGTACCCAAAGAAGCTAAAAAAATGACATTGGCAAAATACTtctaaagcaaataggaggaaatatttttttcaatcaagaatagttaagctctggaacttgctgctggaggatgtggtaacagcagttagcgaatctgagttaaaaaaaaaaaaggttcagacaagttcctggaggaaaagtctatgttattgagatggacgtgggggaagccactgctttccccaggattggtagcatggaatgttgatactatttgggtttctgccacgtgcatgtgacctggattggccactgttggaaatgggatagtgggctagatggtccattggtctggcccagtatggcagttcttatgttctgaACCATGGAGCTAGAATAGCAACTCAAAACCAGACTCGGTTTCCTAAGTCTGCGGCATGACAACCCAATATGTGCTTGTTGACATGTCAAATCCTGGGACACGCCTTCTTATCAGTCCTgaatacatagtaacgtggaagggaataatcgaacggcgctggcgaaGTATTTTGCCAGCgcagcaaacagctggccagacccgtattttcgaaaaagatggccggccatcttttgtttcgataatatggttccagccagccaaatgcattggatttggccggggtttgagatggccggcttcggtttttagcgataatggaaagttatgtcggccatctcaaaccccggccaaattcaaggcatttggctgtgggaggagccagcatttttagtgcactggcccccctgacatgccaggacaccaaccagccaccctaggggtcactgtggtggacttcagaaaagctcccacatgcatagctcccttactttgggagctgagccccccacccccaaaacccactacccacaaatgtactgcacccactaacccttctccagggacctgcataaagcctctaggacttattgctgctgtataactttggcacagcagttcacacctgaagactaatctctctgaaaaagtcctttcttgaaataaccacgtttactcacagttaactgcagatcagaggttgtgccccactggcaaagagtcccctggtactaagattagcagtaggtcagagctggcacaatggtgtacaatgccctctttcagcaccattcaatgtaagaactacgttctctaacgtgggtaacacaggaaagggaactaaaactggcttacaaaaatggccactaccgcatggactacaacaggaaacaaaacagggccactctgacccagtaagcagggggaaaagcagagcctaccaatacctacacccaccacaatgcattgctgatgtgactctgcagtgcaaataactaaaaaggtgccacactcaccccagagccacatcacaagcaggcaaaggctgtcggaggacagaacacattctgctgtcatggaggtgggtacggcatttgaggctggtatacaggctggcaaaaaagtatttgtaacctgtttttttatgctgggagggggttggtgaccactgggggagtatggggaggtcatccccgattccttccggtggtcatgtggtcagtttggccacccttttgaagcttggacctgaaaaaaaagggaccaagtaaaagcggccaaatgctcttcatcgacggttttttttttccattatgggctaaagctggccatttcgtaaccccgcccatgccTGCCTTTGCGTCGCTGccaacaagcccccttgaacttttgccagctctgtgacgggaaagcggcgatggtgtcaaaatagcggctttcgattataccgatttggccacctttgcgagatcgccagccatctcccgatttgtgtcggaagatggccggcaatcactttcgaaaatgagttggatagtaacatagtagatgacggcagaaaaagacctgcacggtccatccagtctgcccaactgtgctacttttgtgtataccttaccttgatttgtatctgtctttttaagggcacagacagtataagtctgcccagcactagcccctcctcccaaccaccagccccttgatttatatctgcagttttcagggcatagaccgtataagtctgcccagcactaaccccgcttcccaaccaccagccccgcctctgccatccaatctccgctaagctcctgaggatacgCAGGACACGGCTACATGCATAAAGCCTAATGGATAGGAAGATGTAGAAATGAGTGTCACAGCCAGGGGGGCTGGCTGGGAGAGCTGGCCCAAGGCCGATGAAGACCATAAGATACACACAGTCCCATATGTATTGAAAACAGACCCAGACACAGAACAAGTTGCCAAGCCGAGACTCCAGGAGGACCTAGAACTGGATCAACAGATGTACTTgggtcacagaagcagaagcctgcgcggccagttcAAGAAAGGGAGGGTCaaattgcattgctgccagtgggtgggggggggggggggggggaggaagggaggtgtTTTCAATGTCTAGAGAAAGGCCagatccctggagtcctgcagagcttagctgtccctcactattgaaaatgcgatagtgaaacagcacccacccactggcaggaatgtagaCAGAGGACTCCTGCagtttagagcaggggttctcaaggcAGTCGCCAGTCAGTCGGCTTTCCAGGATCCCcataatcaatatgcatgagatgaaatttgcatacattggaagtagggcatgcaaatctatctcatacatattcagtgtgggtatcttgaaaacctgactggccaggtgtgtcccgaggactggagtGAGAACCCCTGGCTTAGAGGGAGCAATAGAGAGAGGGTGAGTTTACTAGAGGGGAAACTAGTGGTTACCAGGACAAATGTTATGATCTGGGAAAGCtttttggagtggcctagtggttagggtggtggactttggtcctggggaactgattcccacttcaggcacaggcagctccttgtgactctgggcaagtcacttaaccctccattgccccatgtaagccgcattgagcctgccatgagtgggaaagcgcagggtacaaatgtaacaaaaaaaaaattctaaatatTGCTAATAAATTGTGAGAATAAATAAAGTTCATTGTTTGAAATGCCCATACAGATACACCGTTATTTCTTCCAAAAGAGGAcgtggagttggcggtggtggagaaggttactgaaaggagggatttgtcttgacagcggaggttacgggtacgaatgtaaggggagatgagagtagagaggtaaggaggggctgcagttAGGGAACAAGTTAGGAGCAAAAACCACACCAGAGCTTCACAGGAGATGTCCATCCACTCGCTGAGATACAGAGAACACTGAGGATGGCTGCATATGTCCACGtgtagtaaacctctgaagttctctctgcTGGTAGAGGGGCATAACCcgctcgtctctggattgatctgtgggacgcaatGAACACATATTTGGTGGGACTGCCCGCAGGCACAGATCTTCCGGACAATGGTTTTTATTCTCCTCCAAGATATCTTGGGTATATCGATTCAAACTAACATGGGTTGTGGACTTCTGCACATTAAGCCCCGTGCATTTGCCAAGGAAATATTGTAAGCTGACTTTTAACATTATGACGGCAGCCCGCTCAACCTTGGTGGCTTTGTGGAAGCAATCCCGGATACCTACGTATGACTCTCTAATAGCTAAAGTGGACTTTGTATGTCATATGAATAAGCTGACAGCACTTCGTAGAAACAAATTATCTTACGTGCGTACTTCAGATCCTTTTGTGCAATAGCGAGCTGGATCTGTATAAAGACTCTAGCACTCTTTAGTTTCTCATGACGCTACTCTTGGGGGTGGAGGGAAGTTGAAGGGCTTTACGTCTAATGGTTGGGTGGATTGGGGTGGGGGTAAGTTGGGAGGGTATAGCttctggagttccttcctgtAGGCATGTTTTCATGCATCATACCAAAGAGTTATGGTATGAAGTTTTTCGTGTTCAGCAAGATGTACTGTactgtattttgtatattttattcaGCACTTGATTGTATTTGTGCTTTTTCATTTAATAAAAATACGTTGAAACCAAAACAATATAGTCACTGGTGAAGCAAAGAGTCAAGACATTTGGAAAACAATAAAAACGTGAAAATGGCTATGAATGACTCAGCAAGATATTCAGATGCAAAGATGTGTTGTTGTTAAACACAGATACACAGTTTGTTCAATCTGTTTTTAACCACCCTCCTAGTaagaactacagctcccagagtgcactgtaacATTACTACAAAATAATtcttcctaggaaggactacagcttccAGAGTGCACtgtaacactcccacacagtaatcctgcCTAGgtctacagctcccagagtgcactgtgagcCTTCTAATAAGGACTACAGcttccagagtgcactgtgactctCCCAACACTAATCTCTccaaggaaggactacagctcccagagtgcactgtacaCTACtatacagtaatccctcctaggaaggactacagctcccagagtgcactgtaacATTACTACACAATAATtcttcctaggaaggactacagctcccagagtgcactgtaacATTACTACACAATAATtcttcctaggaaggactacagcttccAGAGTGCACtgtaacactcccacacagtaatcctgcCTAGgtctacagctcccagagtgcactgtgagcCTTCTAATAAGGACTACAGcttccagagtgcactgtgactctCCCAACACTAATCTCTCCTAGTaagaactacagctcccagagtgcactgtaacATTACTACAAAATAATtcttcctaggaaggactacagcttccAGAGTGCACtgtaacactcccacacagtaatcctgcCTAGgtctacagctcccagagtgcactgtgagcCTTCTAATAAGGACTACAGcttccagagtgcactgtgactctCCCAACACTAATCTCTccaaggaaggactacagctcccagagtgcactgtacaCTACTATACAGTAatctctcctaggaaggactacagctcccagagtgcactgtaacATTACTACACAATAATtcttcctaggaaggactacagctcccagagtgcactgtaacATTACTACACAATAATtcttcctaggaaggactacagcttccAGAGTGCACtgtaacactcccacacagtaatcctgcCTAGgtctacagctcccagagtgcactgtgagcCTTCTAATAAGGACTACAGcttccagagtgcactgtgactctCCCAACACTAATCTCTccaaggaaggactacagctcccagagtgcactgtacaCTACtatacagtaatccctcctaggaaggactacagctcccagagtgcactgtaacactcccacacagtaatccttcctaggactacagctcccacagTGCACTGTAACATTACTACACAATAATtcttcctaggaaggactacagcttccAGAGTGCACtgtaacactcccacacagtaatgctgcctaggactacagctcccagagtgcactgtacactactacacagtaatccctcctaggaaggactacagctcccagagtgcacttggaCATTTCACACAGTAATCTATCCtaggaaagactacagctcccaCAGTGcactgggacccccccccc
This genomic interval from Microcaecilia unicolor chromosome 1, aMicUni1.1, whole genome shotgun sequence contains the following:
- the LOC115462224 gene encoding zinc finger protein OZF-like; this encodes MKENYETLMSLGDEIRQETKREKTEEREKTFTHEAHLTQHLKTHTKKRHFSCSECFNHKDSLRRHLKTHTQKSPFPCTECDRCFGHKDNLTKHKGKSSTPEERPSTSVQCTDRERKFSLKDSLIIQQKLHGCEKPFQCAECGKFLSSKSVLKKHQVIHQKEKHFPCSECKKSFTRKSHLTSHQRMHKGERNFSCSECRKAFTRKDCLITHQNIHKKEKPFSCTECDKGFTRRSYLTLHQRTHTRERIFSCSECGRDYTRKDSLRIHQRSHKKERPFPCSECKKSFTRKSNLTLHQRTHTGEKIFSCSECGRVYARKNSLRIHQKSHKNERPFPCSECKKSFTWRGSLIRHRRIHTGEKPFLCTECGERFSRKYLLVFHQTNHKEPLESKEKRFQCTECEKTFFTISQLKSHQRYHTGEKPFQCTECDKRFSQQSGLNYHLRTHTGEKPFKCTECGRAFIQKGSLKKHQLFHTE